In Capsicum annuum cultivar UCD-10X-F1 unplaced genomic scaffold, UCD10Xv1.1 ctg3026, whole genome shotgun sequence, one genomic interval encodes:
- the LOC107871600 gene encoding uncharacterized protein LOC107871600, which translates to MMIMSILSSILNIQKFLRIVSYTGFYYFITVITYAYPNNTTRAGYSRANQFYASYPAGTELLRDTTKLYKAALGNVFEEDEWGLVEWCILAKHFERQGKSPYAIMLNTWRTSLLMDN; encoded by the exons atgatgattaTGTCTATTTTGagttct ATTTTAAATATCCAAAAGTTTCTAAGAATTGTTTCCTATACTGGATTCTATTACTTTATTACAGTCATCACATATGCGTACCCCAACAACACAACTAGAGCCGGGTACTCGAGAGCTAACCAGTTCTATGCTTCTTATCCGGCTGGAACAGAGCTTCTTAGAGACACCACTAAGTTATATAAAGCAGCACTGGGGAATgtttttgaagaagatgaatgGGGACTGGTTGAATGGTGCATCCTAGCTAAACATTTTGAACGTCAAGGAAAATCACCATACGCAATCATGCTCAACACATGGCGCACCTCACTTCTAATGGACAACTAG